In Microbispora sp. ZYX-F-249, the genomic window CCCGCTGTCGAACTCCGGGCAGGAGTCGGCGGCCCGGACCTTCAACGCGGCGATCCCCGGCATCGTGCAGTCCAAGGTCAACAGCGGCAAGCGGGTGCATCTGGTCGACATGCACAGCAAGCTGACCACCGCCGACCTGATCGACGGCATCCATCCCACCGCGACCGGCTACGACAAGATGGCAGCGGCCTGGTACGCCGCGCTCCAGACGGTCTCCGGCAGCATCGGCCAGCCCGGCGGCACCTCCAGCCCGAGCCCGAGTCCAAGCCCGAGCCCGAGTGCCAGCCCTTCGTCGAGCCCGTCGTCGAGCCCGTCGTCGCCGGGTGGGAAGTCGTGCTCGGCCGCGTACTCCGTCACCGGGCAGTGGCAGGGCGGTTTCCAGGCCTCGGTGACCGTCACCGCGGGTGGCTCGGCCATCTCCTCCTGGACCGTCAGCTGGCGGTTCGGCGACGGCCAGACGGTCACGCAGTCGTGGAACGCCACGATCGGCGCGAGTGGATCGCAGGTCACCGCCCGCAACGTGAGCTACAACGGCGCCCTGGGCGCCGGTGCGAGCACGGAGTTCGGCTTCCTCGGCAGTTGGAACGGCGCCAACGGCGTGCCGGCGCTGACCTGCACCGCGGCCTGACAGGCCCGGCCACCCTCATGCAGTGAAGGACATCCCGTGAAACGAACACTCAAAG contains:
- a CDS encoding cellulose binding domain-containing protein; its protein translation is PLSNSGQESAARTFNAAIPGIVQSKVNSGKRVHLVDMHSKLTTADLIDGIHPTATGYDKMAAAWYAALQTVSGSIGQPGGTSSPSPSPSPSPSASPSSSPSSSPSSPGGKSCSAAYSVTGQWQGGFQASVTVTAGGSAISSWTVSWRFGDGQTVTQSWNATIGASGSQVTARNVSYNGALGAGASTEFGFLGSWNGANGVPALTCTAA